From the Francisella frigiditurris genome, one window contains:
- a CDS encoding TackOD1 domain-containing metal-binding protein → MFSDKSKVAIFGDIGEDIRQELKCEIKDFPEAKEDQFHLSLAYNAVDAVIVNIRDQSSLLNTIYDIRSHVNTYLIPIFCINSEDEKFVDKQYSDFETFKEYINVIGQERSSLGNRKHIVDRAKRDWQFRLITYLYTRKVYDKSLDAYLNEESDSLFSYPLIEIFSNKKNSYQEWLSELESSEFIKVKNIVKSYLCCNKCSSAHLIFSECCPYCKNESLSNDNTSNHLCNKCNNSFKETNIISSCLECKAVSDIHNLAKLKVYNYEITDKAENYIRIDIDHALCVFDNINYVSPDFFYSMLEWNSNMQYRNKEYVFSLVKISVIEKLDIEQVDNFAKGVKSILRKTDMLTRISERNIWIWLPNTLKDGGLIVLDRLKKTMLSENVNVEDIANIRLFFSEDLGKIENAKNIIEKLINQ, encoded by the coding sequence ATGTTTTCTGACAAATCTAAAGTAGCTATATTTGGTGATATTGGAGAAGATATAAGACAAGAACTGAAATGTGAAATCAAAGATTTTCCAGAAGCTAAAGAAGATCAATTTCATTTATCTTTAGCTTATAATGCTGTTGATGCTGTCATTGTTAATATAAGAGATCAATCTTCATTACTTAATACAATATATGATATCAGATCACATGTTAACACATATTTAATACCTATTTTCTGCATCAACTCTGAAGACGAAAAGTTTGTCGACAAACAATATTCTGATTTTGAAACATTTAAAGAATATATCAATGTAATAGGACAAGAACGCTCTAGTTTAGGCAATAGAAAACATATAGTTGATAGAGCTAAGAGAGACTGGCAATTTAGATTAATAACCTATTTATATACAAGAAAAGTATATGATAAAAGCTTAGATGCTTACCTTAATGAAGAGTCTGATTCTTTATTTAGTTATCCACTAATAGAGATTTTTAGCAATAAAAAGAATAGCTATCAGGAATGGTTATCAGAGTTAGAGTCTAGTGAATTTATTAAAGTTAAAAATATAGTTAAATCATATTTATGTTGTAATAAATGCTCATCGGCTCATTTAATTTTTTCAGAATGCTGCCCCTATTGTAAAAATGAAAGCTTATCTAATGATAATACTTCTAATCATCTATGCAATAAGTGTAACAATAGCTTTAAAGAGACAAACATAATTTCTTCATGTTTAGAGTGTAAAGCAGTTTCTGATATACATAACTTAGCAAAACTAAAGGTTTATAACTATGAGATAACTGACAAAGCTGAGAACTATATAAGAATAGATATTGATCATGCTTTATGTGTTTTTGATAATATAAATTATGTTTCTCCAGATTTTTTTTATAGCATGCTTGAGTGGAACTCTAATATGCAATACAGAAATAAAGAATATGTATTTTCTTTAGTAAAAATAAGTGTAATAGAAAAATTAGATATTGAGCAAGTAGATAATTTTGCTAAAGGTGTAAAGAGTATTCTACGTAAAACAGATATGCTGACTCGCATATCTGAAAGAAACATATGGATATGGTTACCAAATACTCTTAAAGATGGTGGTTTAATAGTTTTGGATAGATTAAAGAAAACTATGTTATCAGAAAATGTCAATGTGGAGGATATCGCAAATATAAGATTATTTTTCTCTGAAGACTTAGGTAAAATTGAAAATGCTAAGAATATTATTGAAAAGTTAATTAATCAATAA